The following nucleotide sequence is from Salinigranum halophilum.
CGAACGGAGTCAACGGCGACGCGCAGGTGGTCGACCTCGACGGCGAGTGGTTCGTGAAGTGGTCCCCGTCGGTCCCCGCGGGCGAGACAGCGAAGCTCAGTTACACACTCCCCGAAGACACCGACTTCGACATCGCCGTCGACGGCGTCGAGGCGGAGAAACTCACGGTGAACACGTAAATGTCTCAGACGAAACTCAACGACGACCTGGCGCGCGAGCGCCTCATCGACCTCGCGGCGGAGTTCTACGACCAGTTCCAGGGCGGGGAGGTCCCCGAGATGACCCTGCCCACCCGGACGAAGAGCAACATCGAGTACGACGAGGCGTCGAAGGTGTGGAAGTACGGCGACCGCACCTCGACGCGCTCTGCGAACTCCGTCAGGGGCGCACGGAAGCTGCTCAAGGCCGCCTACACCATCGAGTTCCTCGCCCGCCAGCTGGAGGAGGGCCGCTCGTCGACCCTGCGTGAGCTGTACTACCTCTCGGAGTCGTGGGACTCCGAGGAGGCGCACTTCTCCGACCAGGACGAGTCGAATCAGCTGGTCGAAGACCTCGAAATCGTCTCCAAAGTGACGCGGGAGGACTTCCACATGCGGCCCGAGGAGTCGGGCGCGACGCTGATGGGCCCGCTGAAGCTCCGCGAGCAGACCCGCCGCGGCGAGCGCGAGATTCACTGTCAGAAGGACGTCGGCGAGGGCGGCTACCAGATTCCGAACAACCCCGACACCATCGAGTTCTTGGAGCACGACATCGACTTCGTCCTCTGTGTCGAGACCGGTGGGATGCGAGATAGGTTAGTAGAGAACGGCTTCGACGAGCAGTACAACGTCCTCGTCGTCCACCTCAAGGGCCAACCAGCCCGCGCGACCCGACGCATCACCAAGCGCCTGCACGACGAACTCGGCGTCCCCGTCGTGGTGTTCACCGACGGCGACCCCTGGAGCTACCGCATCTTCGGCTCCGTCGCCTACGGCTCGATCAAGTCCGCGCACCTCTCGGAGTACCTCGCGACCCCCGAGGCGGAGTTCATCGGCATCCAGCCGCAGGACATCGTCGACTACGACCTCCCGACCGACCCGCTCTCGGACTCGGACGTCAACGCCCTCCAGTCCGAACTGGACGACCCCCGGTTCATGACGGACTACTGGGAAGAACAGATCGAGCTGCAACTCGACATCGGCAAGAAGGCCGAACAGCAGGCGCTCGCGTCTCGTGGCCTGGACTTCGTGACCGACACGTATCTCCCCGAACGACTCGACGAGATGAGCGTCATCTGACGCTGACGCACACCGCTCGGACGTTCCTCTCCGACGACAGACAGCTTCATCCTCTCGGGACCCCTCCCTCTATGTATGTCCCGTGGTACCGAACACCTCAGCACCGACCCGGGGCGGCTCAAGGCCGTTCCGGACGTCGCCGAACAGCTCCTTCGGGTGTACTGGTGGCTCCGAAAGACCGTCTTCACCCACGAGAAGACCGACAACCCGTACCTCGTGGTGGAACTGACGAAGAGCGAAGCCCAGGAGTTCTTCGGGAGACACCACTTCGAGCCCGGCTGGGAGATGTCCTACAGCTTCCGGGGGGAGATCCTGAACCTCCGACGCGTCGAGTGGGCGCACGTCCCCGCGTACCCCGACCTGCCCTGGTGGCAGGTCCACATCCGCGGCTACCGCCACGACGACCCCGACGGGTTAGAACTGACGGCCCACTTCGAGCCCGAGCCCGCCGAACACCCCGAAGAGCACCTCGAACATCTCGGTATCGACGTCCCGCGGGGGAACGCCGTGCTACAACAGATGCTCGACGAGGCGGGCATCGCGTACACGACCTCTCCCGACTGGTCCGCCGACCCCACGCTCGCCGAGGAGGCACCGTGGACGGACGACACCGACGACACCGACGACACCGAGGGCGTCGGCGTCGAGGTCGAGTGAGGCCGTCTCAGCGCTCGTCCAACACGACGGGGACGCCGCGTTTCGCCACGTCGCTCGCGAACGCACCGGAGTCCGCCTCGAGGAAGTCGAGCGTGTTGTAGTGGACCGGGAGGACCAGGTCGGGGTCGAGCGCCGCGGCGAGGTCGGCCGCGTCGTGGCGGTCCATGCAGACGGAGCCGGAGATGTTCGCGAGGAAGAGCGACACGTCGAGACGCGAGAAGCCGTCGTGGGCGTCGGAGTCACCGGGCCAGAACACCGTGGTTCCGTCGAGCGAGAGGAGGAACCCACAGCCCTCGCCGCGGGGGTGAACGACAGAGCCGTCGGCGCGAGTGTAGGGCCCCTCGGGGTCGTTGTACGCCGCGACGGTCCAGACGTCGACGCTCCCGCCGTCCGCGCCGGCGACGACCCGGTGGTCGTCGTCGCTCACGCGGACGACGTCGTACGGGAGGGATTCGGGAGCGTCTGCGTCGCGGTCGAGCTCGTCCGCACTGACCGCCTCGTGGACGACTACCGTCGCGTCCTCGCTCGCGACCCGTTCGACGCCGTCGGAGTCGTAGTGGTGGCCGTGGGTGACGCAGACGAGGTCGGCGTCGCGGGCGTGGTAGTCGGTCGGTTCGGGATGAGCGGCCGCGGCGTCGGACGAGTCACTCGTCCACTCGCCCGTGAGGACGCCGTACCGCCCGGGGTCGAGGTAGACGACGAAGCCGTCCGGCGTCTCGATACGAACCGTCGCGTACCCGAGCCAGTCGACCGTGAGCCCGTCGTGGCGAATCGTCATGCGTGAGAGGAGGCGTCGCGAAGGACTTAATCGACCGGATTCCGCCTCACTCGCGGCCGCTCAACGCGCGGAGCCGCGCGAGCGTGTCCGCCTCCGCCGGCGGCTTCTCGCGAATCGCGACCAGGCGGGGAAAGCGCAGCGCCGCCCCCGACTCGTACGTCTGTGAGGCCTGAATCTCCTCGTAGCCCACCTCGAGGACGAGGTCCGGGTGGATATCGACGGCCTTCCCCGACTCGGACTCGACGAGCGGTTCGAGGTGCTCGGTGAGGTCTGCGAGCGTCTCGTCCGTGATGCCCGTCGCGACCTTTCCGACGGGGGCGAACCGTGCGCTGTCACCCGCTTCGACCCGAGCGGACACCTCGAACGTCCCGAGGAACGACGCGCGGCGGCCTTCCCCCCACTCCGCGCCCGTCACCACGAGGTCGAGCGTCTCCACGTCGGGCTTGCGTTTCAGCCAGTTCTTCCCGCGTCGCCCCGGCGTGTACGGGGACGCGGGATTCTTCAGCATGATCCCCTCGTGGCCGTCACCGAGCGCCCGCTCCTCGTGGGCTTCGACGGTCTCGAGGTCCGACGCGAGCGTGAGCTTCGAGACCACGTTCGGGTCGTCGACGACTGATTCGAGGCGGGCGTGTCGCGTCTCGAACGGCGCGTCGAGGAGGTCGTCCCCGTCGGCGTGGAGGCAGTCGAAGAGCCGTATCGCGAGCCCGACCTCCTCCCTGACCTGCTCGACGTCGTGCTTTCGGCGGAACCGCCGGAGGACCTCCTGGAACGGCAGGGGCGCACCGTCGTCGTCGACGGCGACGACCTCCCCGTCGAGGATTACCGGACAGCCGAGGGCGCGGTCGGCGAACTCCCTCACTTCGGGCAGGGCGTCGGTGACGTCGGCCATGTTCCGGGAGAACGCCCACGTCTCGTCGTCGGTGTGGTGCAGTTGGACCCGCGCCCCGTCGAACTTCGTCTCGACCGCGACCGTCTCCCACGCCTCGAGCGCCTCCTCTGCGGTCCCCGCCTGTGCGAGCATCGCCTGCACGGGGCGGCCGACCGCGAGCGAGAGCTCCCGCAACCCCCGTTCGCCCTCGTCGCGAGCGACCCGGGCCACGAGGCCGTAGTCGTTCGAGACCTGCAACGCGTGCTCCACCGCGTCGACCGGGACCTCGAAGGCCGCCGTCGTCGCGTCGCGGACGGTCCCTTCGC
It contains:
- a CDS encoding MBL fold metallo-hydrolase, whose product is MTIRHDGLTVDWLGYATVRIETPDGFVVYLDPGRYGVLTGEWTSDSSDAAAAHPEPTDYHARDADLVCVTHGHHYDSDGVERVASEDATVVVHEAVSADELDRDADAPESLPYDVVRVSDDDHRVVAGADGGSVDVWTVAAYNDPEGPYTRADGSVVHPRGEGCGFLLSLDGTTVFWPGDSDAHDGFSRLDVSLFLANISGSVCMDRHDAADLAAALDPDLVLPVHYNTLDFLEADSGAFASDVAKRGVPVVLDER
- the ligA gene encoding ATP-dependent DNA ligase LigA, translating into MRFDAFCERLSRLESVSADTDVVAAVAALFATADADLPTAARFVQGRVFPAWDATTLDVGPRLCYAALARAAGPNVSGDDVESRVAETGDVGDVAAGLDLGSQQGLGAFTDGASSSLTVASVDDELRALAESAGDGSASRKEDRLFGLFNRCTPAEARYLARLVLGAMRVGVGEGTVRDATTAAFEVPVDAVEHALQVSNDYGLVARVARDEGERGLRELSLAVGRPVQAMLAQAGTAEEALEAWETVAVETKFDGARVQLHHTDDETWAFSRNMADVTDALPEVREFADRALGCPVILDGEVVAVDDDGAPLPFQEVLRRFRRKHDVEQVREEVGLAIRLFDCLHADGDDLLDAPFETRHARLESVVDDPNVVSKLTLASDLETVEAHEERALGDGHEGIMLKNPASPYTPGRRGKNWLKRKPDVETLDLVVTGAEWGEGRRASFLGTFEVSARVEAGDSARFAPVGKVATGITDETLADLTEHLEPLVESESGKAVDIHPDLVLEVGYEEIQASQTYESGAALRFPRLVAIREKPPAEADTLARLRALSGRE
- a CDS encoding DNA topoisomerase IV subunit A gives rise to the protein MSQTKLNDDLARERLIDLAAEFYDQFQGGEVPEMTLPTRTKSNIEYDEASKVWKYGDRTSTRSANSVRGARKLLKAAYTIEFLARQLEEGRSSTLRELYYLSESWDSEEAHFSDQDESNQLVEDLEIVSKVTREDFHMRPEESGATLMGPLKLREQTRRGEREIHCQKDVGEGGYQIPNNPDTIEFLEHDIDFVLCVETGGMRDRLVENGFDEQYNVLVVHLKGQPARATRRITKRLHDELGVPVVVFTDGDPWSYRIFGSVAYGSIKSAHLSEYLATPEAEFIGIQPQDIVDYDLPTDPLSDSDVNALQSELDDPRFMTDYWEEQIELQLDIGKKAEQQALASRGLDFVTDTYLPERLDEMSVI